One window from the genome of Moraxella nasibovis encodes:
- a CDS encoding DsbE family thiol:disulfide interchange protein → MTKTNKRAWIFILPLLVFLLAMMLFYFRLGKETDIQVSTTVNKPLPAFSLPLLSDTTRTMTNADLPKTPFLLNVWGSWCQTCYVEHPFLMQLHAQGVPMVGINYKDELSDALGYLNQYQDPFLYSVQDLDGQYALDLGLTGAPETFVVDAKGVVYKHILGEVGEENWVSDIQPCLTAIGDESLDEDAKMRACS, encoded by the coding sequence ATGACAAAAACAAACAAACGCGCGTGGATTTTTATTTTGCCTTTGTTGGTATTTTTACTTGCGATGATGCTGTTTTATTTCCGTTTGGGTAAGGAGACAGACATTCAGGTCAGTACGACCGTGAATAAGCCTTTGCCGGCGTTTAGCTTGCCACTGCTGTCTGATACGACCCGTACGATGACGAATGCTGACCTGCCAAAGACGCCGTTTTTGTTGAATGTCTGGGGCTCGTGGTGCCAGACTTGCTATGTTGAACATCCATTTTTGATGCAGTTACATGCACAAGGCGTGCCGATGGTGGGCATCAATTATAAAGACGAGTTGTCTGATGCGCTTGGTTATTTGAATCAATATCAAGACCCGTTTTTGTATTCTGTGCAAGATTTGGATGGTCAATATGCGCTTGATTTGGGATTGACGGGTGCGCCAGAGACTTTCGTTGTCGATGCCAAAGGTGTGGTGTATAAGCACATTTTGGGTGAGGTTGGCGAGGAAAACTGGGTGAGCGACATTCAGCCTTGTCTTACTGCCATCGGCGATGAGTCGCTGGATGAAGATGCAAAAATGCGTGCGTGCAGCTAG
- a CDS encoding heme lyase CcmF/NrfE family subunit encodes MLVTELGYFALLLALVIALLQAILPAIGVIKQQVHWQRLAPSLSVAQFVAMAASFAALMTGFIYNDFSLVYVASHSNSLLPWYYKLSATWGGHEGSLLLWVTILAAWCMLVAVFSRALPLDMRARVLSVLGMVQVMMLLMLIFTSSPFERTLPNIPVDGVDLNPLLQDPGLIFHPPMLYMGYVGLAVPFAFCMAALWAGRLDAVWTRWSRPWTVAAWGFLTLGIAIGSWWAYYELGWGGWWFWDPVENASLMPWLAVTALMHSLAVTEKRGVFKAWTMMLAIFAFALSLLGTFLVRSGAITSVHSFAADPTRGLAILAILGVVIGAGLLMFALRGWRLTVESRYELKSRETVLVINNIILLVATLVVLLGTLYPMLADAFKWGQVSVGAPYFNALFVPLTWLLLAFMGIGACLRYKYDSRPLLTTILTCAVSALVLGAVVAYMMSMLEEYAHFDKGAYITAALSVWVLAFMVLDIKDKTRHAKGFADGLKKLTPSYYGMQLAHIGVLVTALGVAGVSAMSLEKDVAMTVGDSVHVQGYDFYLQDFETVKGANYDATRATVQVKKGDKVLTTLYPEKRNYVVSMMPMTEVGIRPSLLNELYIALGEPIIDEAKAEDTWAVRVYVKPMVRWLWLGAILMALGGLIAMLDKRYRLKKLKSNH; translated from the coding sequence ATGTTAGTTACAGAATTGGGTTATTTTGCGTTACTGCTTGCGCTGGTGATTGCACTGTTGCAGGCGATTTTGCCTGCCATTGGCGTCATCAAGCAGCAAGTACATTGGCAGCGTTTGGCACCCAGCTTGTCGGTGGCGCAGTTTGTGGCGATGGCAGCATCGTTTGCGGCATTGATGACAGGCTTTATTTATAATGATTTTAGTCTGGTGTATGTCGCCAGTCATTCTAACAGCCTTCTGCCTTGGTATTATAAGCTGTCGGCGACTTGGGGTGGTCATGAAGGCTCACTGCTTTTGTGGGTGACGATTCTGGCGGCGTGGTGTATGCTGGTGGCGGTGTTTAGCCGTGCTTTGCCACTTGACATGAGAGCTCGTGTGCTGTCTGTGCTTGGCATGGTGCAGGTGATGATGCTGCTCATGCTGATTTTTACATCAAGCCCATTTGAACGCACTTTGCCAAACATTCCTGTTGATGGCGTGGATCTAAACCCATTGCTCCAAGACCCTGGTTTGATTTTCCATCCACCGATGCTGTACATGGGCTATGTGGGCTTGGCGGTGCCTTTTGCTTTTTGTATGGCGGCGCTGTGGGCAGGGCGACTGGATGCGGTATGGACTCGTTGGTCTCGCCCTTGGACGGTGGCAGCTTGGGGCTTTTTGACTTTGGGTATCGCCATCGGTTCTTGGTGGGCGTATTATGAGCTTGGCTGGGGTGGCTGGTGGTTTTGGGACCCTGTTGAAAACGCGTCTCTCATGCCTTGGCTTGCGGTGACAGCGCTGATGCACTCATTGGCGGTGACTGAAAAGCGGGGCGTGTTTAAGGCGTGGACGATGATGCTTGCAATTTTTGCGTTCGCCTTGTCGTTACTTGGCACATTTTTGGTACGCTCTGGGGCGATCACTTCGGTGCATTCATTCGCCGCTGACCCGACTCGTGGCTTGGCGATTTTGGCGATTTTGGGCGTGGTGATCGGCGCAGGCTTGTTGATGTTTGCGCTGCGTGGCTGGCGTCTGACGGTCGAGAGTCGATATGAGCTAAAATCTCGTGAAACGGTACTGGTCATCAACAACATCATTCTTTTGGTGGCGACTTTGGTGGTGCTACTAGGTACGCTATATCCGATGCTTGCTGATGCCTTTAAATGGGGGCAGGTGTCGGTGGGTGCGCCTTATTTTAATGCACTTTTTGTGCCGCTGACTTGGCTGCTGCTTGCCTTTATGGGTATCGGCGCTTGCCTTCGTTATAAATACGACAGCCGCCCACTGCTGACGACAATCCTTACTTGTGCTGTCAGTGCGCTTGTGCTGGGTGCGGTGGTCGCCTATATGATGAGTATGCTAGAAGAGTATGCGCATTTTGACAAAGGGGCTTACATCACGGCGGCATTGTCTGTGTGGGTGCTTGCCTTTATGGTGCTCGATATTAAAGATAAAACGCGCCATGCCAAAGGCTTTGCTGACGGACTTAAAAAACTCACGCCAAGCTACTACGGCATGCAGCTTGCGCACATTGGCGTGCTGGTGACGGCGCTGGGTGTGGCAGGCGTGTCGGCGATGAGTCTTGAAAAAGATGTGGCGATGACGGTGGGCGACAGCGTGCATGTACAAGGCTATGATTTTTATTTGCAGGACTTTGAGACCGTCAAAGGTGCAAACTACGACGCCACTCGTGCCACTGTACAAGTCAAAAAAGGCGATAAAGTCCTAACCACGCTGTATCCAGAAAAGCGCAATTATGTCGTCTCGATGATGCCGATGACCGAAGTGGGCATTCGCCCAAGCCTGCTCAATGAGCTTTATATCGCTTTGGGTGAACCCATCATCGATGAAGCCAAAGCTGAAGATACTTGGGCGGTACGAGTTTATGTTAAGCCGATGGTACGCTGGCTGTGGCTTGGGGCGATATTGATGGCGCTGGGTGGTCTGATTGCCATGCTGGATAAGCGCTACCGCCTTAAAAAACTAAAATCTAATCACTAG
- the mrdA gene encoding penicillin-binding protein 2, with the protein MRDSINSDDQNSRVFSRRIGILGLIILLGTGVLLARYGYLQVAQHSQFVTAADNNRIKLISNPPSRGHIYDRNGILLADNKPVFTVIISPDEVENAAHTLALLKPIFALSDEEVTDILARIDKSKNNPVTVKINPTEAQIAQFSERKPFFQGVSIQTKLTRTYPYDDLFAHVIGYVGRINDKESKAIKADPVSERLYAGTDLIGKLGIEKQYEDILLGEPGHQSVETNAHGDVLRRLDTKPPVAGNDIYLSLDYGLQKVAADQLGGRRGAIVALDPRNGEVLAFVSNPSFDPNPFISGISSKAYGALRDDIDQPLYNRALQGLYPPASTIKPFEAMGILHYGIMDWQDTIFDPGYFSLPGDSHRFRDWKRGGHGTVNMAKSIIMSVDTYYYKNAHTMGIDRLHEWMTAFGFGKKTGIDLPNEKAGLMPSPKWKKDTYNKDWLPGETISVSIGQGAFLASPLQIAAATATTANKGLITTPHFLKRSEGAKPVFIPDKPTGRINFNGTEEDWLRMHKAMEDTLIIGTGKAARSPSYRSAGKTGTAQVKSIAQGKSYNKAALSERHWDHAWFMGFAPVEKPEIALAILVENGGGGGSVAAPIGRVLFDYWMLGRHKDPVLPPSESEMIAIRAEKQAKMQAKIDAYLAAKAQEEQLKKQEAEQSSAASQTAKPAQ; encoded by the coding sequence ATGAGAGACTCCATCAACAGCGACGATCAAAACAGCCGTGTATTTAGCCGCCGCATTGGCATCTTGGGGCTCATCATTCTTTTGGGCACAGGCGTCCTTTTGGCTCGATATGGCTATTTGCAAGTCGCTCAGCACAGCCAATTTGTCACCGCCGCCGACAACAACCGCATCAAACTGATTTCAAACCCACCCTCTCGTGGACACATTTACGACCGAAACGGCATCTTACTTGCGGACAATAAACCTGTATTCACCGTCATCATCTCCCCTGATGAAGTGGAAAATGCAGCACACACCCTAGCACTGTTAAAGCCCATCTTTGCGTTAAGTGACGAGGAAGTGACGGACATTTTGGCACGCATTGACAAATCAAAAAACAACCCTGTCACTGTCAAAATCAACCCAACCGAGGCACAAATTGCACAGTTTAGCGAACGCAAACCCTTTTTTCAAGGTGTCAGTATTCAGACCAAGCTGACTCGCACCTATCCTTATGACGACCTATTTGCCCATGTCATCGGCTATGTCGGACGCATCAATGATAAAGAATCCAAAGCCATCAAAGCCGACCCTGTGAGCGAACGCCTATATGCTGGCACGGATTTGATTGGCAAGCTTGGCATCGAAAAGCAGTACGAGGACATTTTGCTTGGCGAGCCGGGGCATCAGTCGGTCGAGACCAATGCGCATGGCGATGTGCTGCGCCGCTTAGACACCAAGCCGCCCGTCGCTGGCAATGACATCTACCTAAGCCTTGATTATGGTTTGCAAAAAGTCGCCGCCGACCAGCTGGGCGGCAGACGAGGCGCCATCGTCGCCCTAGACCCTAGAAATGGCGAGGTCTTAGCATTCGTCTCAAACCCAAGCTTCGACCCAAACCCATTCATCTCAGGCATCTCATCAAAAGCTTATGGCGCCCTTCGAGACGACATCGATCAGCCACTTTATAATCGAGCTTTGCAAGGGCTCTATCCACCCGCCTCCACCATCAAGCCCTTTGAAGCGATGGGGATTTTGCATTATGGCATCATGGATTGGCAAGACACCATTTTTGACCCTGGTTATTTTAGTCTGCCGGGTGACAGCCATCGCTTTCGTGACTGGAAACGAGGCGGACACGGTACAGTCAATATGGCAAAATCCATCATCATGTCGGTGGATACTTATTATTACAAAAATGCGCACACGATGGGCATCGATCGGCTGCATGAGTGGATGACAGCATTTGGCTTTGGCAAAAAAACAGGCATCGACCTACCCAATGAAAAGGCAGGACTCATGCCCTCGCCAAAATGGAAAAAGGACACCTATAATAAAGACTGGCTGCCCGGTGAGACGATTTCTGTCTCCATCGGTCAAGGGGCGTTTTTGGCAAGTCCTTTGCAAATCGCTGCTGCCACTGCCACCACTGCCAACAAAGGCTTGATCACCACGCCGCACTTTTTAAAACGCTCAGAAGGCGCAAAGCCTGTCTTTATTCCAGACAAACCCACTGGGCGCATCAATTTTAATGGCACAGAAGAAGACTGGCTGCGTATGCACAAAGCGATGGAAGACACGCTGATCATCGGTACAGGCAAGGCGGCTCGTTCACCTTCATATCGCAGTGCGGGCAAAACAGGCACCGCTCAGGTAAAATCGATCGCCCAAGGCAAATCTTACAACAAAGCTGCCTTGAGCGAACGCCACTGGGACCATGCTTGGTTTATGGGCTTTGCACCCGTAGAAAAGCCAGAAATCGCCCTTGCCATCTTGGTAGAAAACGGTGGCGGCGGTGGCTCGGTGGCAGCACCCATCGGGCGCGTGCTGTTTGACTACTGGATGCTTGGGCGTCACAAAGACCCAGTCTTGCCACCAAGTGAAAGCGAGATGATCGCCATCCGTGCCGAAAAGCAAGCCAAAATGCAGGCAAAAATCGACGCTTATCTTGCCGCCAAAGCCCAAGAAGAACAACTAAAAAAACAAGAAGCCGAGCAGTCATCAGCAGCCAGTCAAACCGCCAAGCCTGCTCAATAA
- the rsmD gene encoding 16S rRNA (guanine(966)-N(2))-methyltransferase RsmD, with protein MKKTKALPSTPKRSEKSSKSARQNTTNQVRIIGGQFKRRNISFIDADGLRPTPDRLRETIFNWLMGDLQDAKVLDVCAGSGVLGFESLSRGASFAVMIEANQAQASELKRNADVLKLSKSDIHIIHATAQSALPTLDASFDVIFIDPPYALNLWHEILTLIIKHRLTHADTLIYIESDQALDRLIESFSLDIIKSAKVGQVFAGIFKPPHQPL; from the coding sequence ATGAAAAAAACCAAAGCACTACCAAGCACGCCCAAAAGGTCAGAAAAATCCAGCAAATCTGCCCGCCAAAATACCACCAATCAAGTGCGTATCATCGGCGGACAATTCAAACGCCGTAACATCAGCTTTATTGATGCCGATGGGCTGCGCCCCACGCCAGACCGCCTGCGTGAGACGATTTTTAACTGGTTGATGGGTGATTTGCAAGACGCAAAAGTGCTCGATGTCTGCGCAGGCTCAGGGGTGCTGGGTTTTGAAAGCCTGTCTCGTGGTGCGTCTTTTGCCGTCATGATTGAAGCCAATCAAGCCCAAGCATCAGAATTAAAACGCAACGCCGATGTTTTAAAACTAAGTAAATCTGACATTCACATCATTCACGCCACCGCCCAAAGCGCCCTACCCACCCTAGACGCATCATTTGATGTGATTTTTATCGATCCACCTTATGCGCTCAATCTATGGCATGAGATCTTGACACTCATCATCAAACATCGCCTGACTCATGCCGACACGCTGATTTATATAGAAAGCGATCAAGCGCTGGATAGATTGATTGAGTCGTTCAGCTTAGATATAATAAAATCTGCCAAAGTTGGGCAAGTGTTTGCAGGGATTTTTAAGCCACCACACCAGCCACTTTAA
- the rplM gene encoding 50S ribosomal protein L13 has product MTTTISAKPAEVVHDWYVVDAEGKTLGRLASEIASRLRGKHKPSYTPHVDTGDYIVVINADKIAVTGKKAEDKKYYRHTGYPGGIKETNFTKLLAHKPEDVLFKAVKGMLPKGPLGYAMIKKLKLYAGTEHPHAAQQPQVLDI; this is encoded by the coding sequence ATGACTACTACTATCAGTGCCAAACCCGCTGAAGTTGTACATGACTGGTATGTCGTGGACGCTGAAGGCAAAACGCTAGGTCGCCTAGCTTCTGAAATCGCTTCTCGTCTTCGTGGCAAGCACAAGCCATCGTACACTCCACACGTTGATACTGGCGATTACATCGTTGTTATCAATGCTGACAAAATTGCTGTTACTGGCAAAAAAGCAGAAGACAAGAAGTACTATCGTCACACTGGCTATCCAGGCGGTATCAAAGAGACTAACTTCACCAAGCTTCTAGCGCACAAGCCAGAAGATGTATTGTTCAAGGCCGTTAAAGGTATGCTACCAAAAGGTCCTTTGGGCTATGCAATGATCAAAAAGCTAAAACTGTATGCGGGTACTGAACACCCACACGCAGCACAGCAGCCACAAGTTTTAGACATCTAA
- the rpsI gene encoding 30S ribosomal protein S9, whose amino-acid sequence MERNYGTGRRKTSTARVFLSKGTGNIVINGKSLDEYFGRETSRMVVRQPLELLELTNSVDLYITVVGGGASGQAGAIRHGITRALIESDESLKPALKAAGFVTRDAREVERKKLGLRKARRRPQFSKR is encoded by the coding sequence ATGGAACGCAATTATGGTACAGGTCGCCGTAAGACTTCTACTGCCCGTGTTTTCCTGTCTAAAGGCACTGGCAACATCGTTATCAACGGCAAATCACTAGACGAATACTTTGGTCGTGAGACTTCTCGCATGGTTGTTCGTCAGCCACTTGAACTACTTGAACTAACCAACAGCGTTGATCTATACATCACTGTTGTTGGTGGCGGTGCAAGCGGTCAAGCAGGTGCGATTCGTCACGGTATCACTCGTGCGTTGATCGAATCTGACGAAAGCCTAAAACCTGCCCTAAAAGCAGCTGGCTTCGTGACTCGTGATGCTCGTGAAGTTGAGCGTAAAAAATTGGGTCTGCGCAAAGCGCGTCGTCGCCCACAATTCTCAAAGCGTTAA
- the petA gene encoding ubiquinol-cytochrome c reductase iron-sulfur subunit produces the protein MSHAEGVNVKRRRVLIATTAAIGAVGVGAIATPFVRSWYPSAKAEAAGAAVVTDISGIENGQMITVKYRGKPIFIVKRTDEMVANLSKVTPKLADPNSDGSVQPEYCKNETRSIEPSILVVEGVCTHLGCAPIFRPEVGAADLGGADWFGGFFCPCHGSMYDLSGRVYSGMPAPLNLPIPEYGIDGTILTVGEA, from the coding sequence ATGAGCCATGCCGAAGGCGTGAATGTTAAACGCCGTAGAGTCCTAATCGCAACCACCGCTGCCATCGGCGCAGTCGGTGTCGGTGCGATCGCCACCCCATTTGTGCGCTCTTGGTATCCAAGTGCGAAGGCGGAAGCTGCGGGTGCTGCCGTTGTCACTGACATCAGCGGCATCGAAAACGGTCAAATGATCACCGTAAAATATCGTGGCAAACCCATCTTCATCGTCAAGCGTACCGACGAAATGGTGGCAAATTTAAGTAAAGTCACCCCAAAACTTGCCGACCCAAATTCCGATGGGTCAGTACAGCCTGAATACTGCAAAAACGAAACACGCTCGATCGAACCAAGCATCTTGGTCGTTGAGGGTGTTTGTACGCATTTGGGCTGTGCGCCGATTTTCCGTCCTGAGGTCGGTGCAGCCGATTTGGGCGGCGCTGATTGGTTTGGCGGCTTCTTCTGCCCTTGCCACGGCTCAATGTACGACTTATCAGGCCGTGTTTATAGCGGCATGCCAGCACCGCTGAATCTTCCGATTCCAGAATACGGCATTGATGGCACAATCTTGACTGTCGGGGAGGCATGA
- a CDS encoding cytochrome b: MSWVDARYPATETYEYHMSKYYAPKNFNFWYFFGVLSMVVLVNQLVTGIWLTMMFNPSAEGAFASLEYIMRDVKGGWLIRYMHSTGASAFFVVVYLHMFRGLLYGSYQKPRELVWIIGMAIYLCLMAEGFFGYLLPWGNMSFWGAQVILNLPAAIPFIGDALGEWVKGDYIISGITLNRFFALHVVAIPLILVGLVFMHLVALHHVGSNNPDGIDIKKLKDKNGVPLDGVPFHPYYTVHDMVGIVVFFIFFFAVVFFAPEGGGYFLEKPNFEAANALKTPAHIAPVWYYMPYYAMLRATPSMFGSALPGVIVMFGAIAILFVLPWLDRSPVRSIRYKGILSKIALAIFVVSFLILGYLGGVSSTPTGTIVGRICTILYFLYFILMPFYTSIEKCKQPPERVTGGH, from the coding sequence ATGAGCTGGGTGGATGCACGCTACCCTGCGACCGAGACTTATGAATACCATATGTCCAAATACTACGCACCAAAGAACTTCAACTTTTGGTATTTCTTTGGTGTATTGTCTATGGTGGTGTTGGTAAACCAGCTGGTTACAGGCATTTGGCTTACCATGATGTTCAACCCAAGTGCTGAGGGCGCATTCGCCTCGCTAGAATACATCATGCGTGATGTCAAAGGCGGCTGGCTGATCCGTTATATGCACTCAACAGGTGCCTCTGCCTTCTTCGTGGTGGTTTATCTGCACATGTTCCGTGGTCTGCTTTATGGCTCATACCAAAAGCCTCGTGAGTTGGTATGGATCATTGGTATGGCGATTTACCTATGCCTCATGGCGGAAGGTTTCTTCGGCTATCTACTACCTTGGGGTAACATGTCATTCTGGGGTGCTCAGGTTATTTTGAACCTGCCTGCTGCGATTCCGTTCATCGGTGACGCTTTGGGCGAGTGGGTAAAAGGTGACTACATCATCTCAGGCATCACCCTAAACCGTTTCTTTGCGCTGCATGTTGTGGCGATTCCGTTGATCTTGGTTGGTCTTGTGTTCATGCACTTGGTTGCTTTGCACCATGTCGGCTCAAACAACCCAGACGGCATCGACATCAAGAAACTCAAAGACAAAAATGGCGTACCGCTTGATGGCGTACCATTCCATCCTTACTACACCGTGCATGACATGGTAGGTATCGTGGTATTCTTTATTTTCTTCTTTGCTGTGGTGTTCTTCGCCCCAGAAGGTGGTGGCTACTTCCTAGAAAAACCAAACTTTGAAGCAGCAAACGCTCTAAAAACACCTGCACACATTGCCCCTGTTTGGTACTACATGCCTTACTACGCCATGCTGCGTGCGACACCATCGATGTTCGGCTCTGCCCTACCGGGTGTTATCGTGATGTTTGGTGCGATCGCCATCTTGTTTGTACTGCCATGGCTTGATCGCTCGCCTGTACGCTCGATTCGCTACAAAGGCATCTTGTCTAAGATTGCGCTTGCCATCTTCGTGGTCAGCTTCTTGATCCTAGGCTATCTAGGTGGTGTATCTTCTACACCGACAGGCACCATCGTTGGTCGTATTTGTACCATTTTATACTTCTTGTACTTTATCTTGATGCCGTTCTACACATCAATTGAGAAATGCAAACAACCACCAGAACGCGTAACCGGAGGCCACTAA
- a CDS encoding cytochrome c1 has protein sequence MKAFNLKTLGAGLLLAGAGIVASPSALAAGGHGCGEYTEADGTKVTLECSTAPIDLTNKGSLQRGAAVFMNYCVGCHSAQYVRHSRIAKDLDIPPELMEKYLMVSADQIGDHVTAGIDPELQGAWFGAAPPDLSLVTRLRGDDWVYTYLLSFYEDPSRPWGANNLVLANAAMPHVLHNLQQELGEEEYKDRVGDLVNFMAWMAEPVRHDRKIYGAFVILFLLILLIPVYLLNKEFWKDIK, from the coding sequence ATGAAAGCATTTAACCTAAAAACCCTAGGTGCAGGTCTGCTTTTGGCGGGTGCTGGTATCGTGGCAAGCCCATCAGCCCTTGCTGCTGGTGGTCATGGTTGTGGTGAGTACACCGAAGCTGACGGCACAAAAGTCACCCTAGAATGTAGTACAGCGCCGATTGACCTGACCAATAAAGGCTCGCTACAGCGTGGCGCTGCGGTGTTCATGAACTACTGCGTGGGCTGTCACTCAGCCCAGTATGTGCGTCACTCACGCATCGCCAAGGATCTTGACATTCCACCAGAGTTGATGGAAAAATATCTGATGGTCAGCGCTGATCAAATCGGCGACCATGTGACCGCTGGCATCGATCCTGAGCTACAAGGCGCATGGTTCGGTGCAGCGCCACCAGATTTGTCATTGGTGACTCGTCTGCGTGGTGATGACTGGGTATATACCTACCTGCTGTCATTCTACGAAGACCCAAGCCGTCCTTGGGGTGCGAACAACTTGGTACTGGCAAATGCTGCCATGCCACATGTGCTGCACAACCTACAACAAGAGCTTGGCGAAGAAGAATATAAAGATCGCGTTGGCGACCTAGTCAACTTCATGGCATGGATGGCAGAGCCTGTCCGCCATGACCGTAAAATCTACGGCGCATTTGTCATCTTATTCCTACTGATTCTTTTGATTCCAGTATATCTGCTGAACAAAGAATTCTGGAAAGATATCAAATAA